In a single window of the Streptomyces sp. NBC_00285 genome:
- the rplK gene encoding 50S ribosomal protein L11: MPPKKKKVTGLIKLQINAGAANPAPPVGPALGQHGVNIMEFCKAYNAATESQRGWVIPVEITVYEDRSFTFITKTPPAAKMILKAAGVEKGSGEPHKTKVAKITQAQVREIATTKLPDLNANDLDAASKIIAGTARSMGITVEG, from the coding sequence ATGCCTCCCAAGAAGAAGAAGGTCACGGGGCTTATCAAGCTCCAGATCAACGCCGGCGCGGCGAACCCGGCCCCGCCGGTCGGCCCCGCGCTCGGCCAGCACGGCGTCAACATCATGGAGTTCTGCAAGGCCTACAACGCCGCGACCGAGTCGCAGCGTGGCTGGGTGATCCCGGTGGAGATCACGGTCTATGAGGACCGCTCCTTCACCTTCATCACCAAGACGCCGCCGGCCGCGAAGATGATCCTCAAGGCCGCTGGTGTCGAGAAGGGCTCGGGCGAGCCGCACAAGACCAAGGTCGCCAAGATCACCCAGGCGCAGGTCCGCGAGATCGCCACGACCAAGCTCCCCGACCTGAACGCCAATGACCTGGACGCCGCGTCCAAGATCATTGCTGGCACCGCCCGTTCCATGGGCATCACGGTCGAGGGCTGA
- the rplA gene encoding 50S ribosomal protein L1 — MSKRSKSLRAADAKIDREKFYAPLEAVRLAKETSTSKFDGTVEVAFRLGVDPRKADQMVRGTVNLPHGTGKTARVLVFATGDRAEAALAAGADIVGSDELIDEVAKGRLDFDAVVATPDLMGKVGRLGRVLGPRGLMPNPKTGTVTPDVTKAVNDIKGGKIEFRVDKHSNLHFIIGKTSFDDVKLVENYAAALEEILRLKPSAAKGRYIKKAALSTTIGPGIPLDSNRTRNLLVEEDPAAV; from the coding sequence GTGAGCAAGCGCAGCAAGTCTCTCCGCGCTGCGGACGCCAAGATCGACCGGGAAAAGTTCTATGCCCCGCTCGAGGCCGTCCGTCTCGCCAAGGAGACCTCCACGAGCAAGTTCGACGGCACCGTCGAGGTCGCCTTCCGCCTGGGTGTCGACCCGCGTAAGGCGGACCAGATGGTCCGTGGCACCGTGAACCTCCCGCACGGCACCGGTAAGACCGCCCGGGTCCTGGTCTTCGCGACCGGTGACCGTGCCGAGGCCGCACTCGCCGCGGGCGCCGACATCGTCGGTTCCGACGAGCTCATCGACGAGGTGGCGAAGGGCCGTCTGGACTTCGACGCCGTCGTCGCCACCCCGGACCTCATGGGCAAGGTCGGCCGCCTCGGCCGCGTGCTCGGTCCCCGTGGTCTCATGCCGAACCCCAAGACCGGCACCGTCACCCCCGATGTCACCAAGGCTGTCAACGACATCAAGGGCGGCAAGATCGAGTTCCGCGTCGACAAGCACTCGAACCTGCACTTCATCATCGGCAAGACGTCGTTCGACGACGTCAAGCTGGTGGAGAACTACGCCGCGGCGCTGGAGGAGATCCTCCGTCTGAAGCCGTCGGCCGCCAAGGGGCGCTACATCAAGAAGGCCGCTCTCAGCACCACGATCGGCCCCGGCATCCCGCTCGACTCCAACCGCACCCGCAACCTCCTCGTCGAGGAGGACCCGGCCGCGGTCTGA
- a CDS encoding LppX_LprAFG lipoprotein → MKRTTVWVMRAAVLTGLSVCTTACTSSGSSDAPDETHTASAPASLPALHIAERSTERADTARVRSGTVMGSQLSLTADGVLAWRDGLSGALTIRYTGGTAAETMRSLGVTSMEARYLSDAYYARMGDVFAAKAGGKHWLKYAYDDLKSLGGGADLADQMRSTTPNQSVRLLLDSKDVREVGEERVDGQTATHYSGTVRVEDVTDTELQQRLRAADVTAETVDIWINEKNLLVKKVEKTSTANGRVTQTAHYSDYGVKVAVQKPPAADTTDFKTLLSQPSTNST, encoded by the coding sequence ATGAAGAGGACGACGGTCTGGGTCATGAGGGCCGCCGTACTGACGGGACTGTCCGTCTGCACCACCGCCTGCACCTCCTCCGGCTCCTCCGACGCGCCCGACGAGACGCACACGGCCTCGGCGCCCGCGTCCCTCCCCGCCCTGCACATCGCCGAGCGCTCCACCGAGCGGGCCGACACGGCCCGGGTGCGATCCGGCACCGTGATGGGCAGCCAGCTCTCCCTCACCGCCGACGGCGTCCTCGCCTGGCGGGACGGCCTCTCCGGCGCCCTCACCATCCGCTACACCGGCGGCACCGCGGCCGAGACGATGCGGAGTCTCGGCGTCACCTCCATGGAGGCCCGCTACCTCTCCGACGCCTACTACGCGCGCATGGGCGACGTCTTCGCCGCGAAAGCAGGCGGCAAGCACTGGCTCAAATACGCCTACGACGACCTGAAGTCCCTCGGCGGCGGAGCCGACCTCGCCGACCAGATGCGCTCCACCACCCCCAACCAGTCGGTGAGACTGCTGCTGGACTCGAAGGACGTGCGCGAGGTCGGCGAGGAGAGGGTGGACGGCCAGACCGCCACGCACTACTCCGGCACCGTGCGGGTCGAGGACGTCACCGACACCGAACTCCAGCAGCGGCTCCGGGCCGCCGATGTCACCGCCGAGACCGTCGACATCTGGATCAACGAGAAGAACCTGCTGGTCAAGAAGGTCGAGAAGACCAGCACGGCGAACGGCAGGGTGACCCAGACCGCCCATTACAGCGACTACGGCGTGAAGGTCGCCGTACAGAAGCCGCCGGCGGCCGACACCACGGACTTCAAGACACTCCTGTCACAGCCGAGCACCAACTCCACCTGA
- a CDS encoding LppX_LprAFG lipoprotein produces MSTSVRRSVRRRTIGAGLAAVALAAGAVSCSKGGEESPKMTPAAAVAKAAKNTEDITSFRYRMKGKVPEQGRVEAEASMRIKPSVAMSMKMTVPDQGTKGTMEIRLVDKAMYIGGNADLAKEMDGKTWIKFDMSALGDKNLGATTPGAGQADQNPATESTFLTGAKNVKKVGTETVDGVKTTHYSGTVTVADLKASFKDEAKAVREAREKSLQQYEKLGVDKLAMDMWVDGENHTKQFRMQGAADKGPLDMTVTFLDYNKPVSVTAPPAKDTADLAEMMKGLQDG; encoded by the coding sequence ATGAGTACTTCTGTACGACGTTCCGTACGCCGTCGGACGATCGGCGCGGGGCTCGCCGCCGTGGCCCTCGCCGCGGGTGCGGTCAGCTGTTCCAAGGGGGGCGAGGAGTCGCCGAAGATGACGCCCGCGGCAGCGGTCGCCAAGGCGGCGAAGAACACGGAGGACATCACCTCCTTCCGCTACCGCATGAAGGGCAAGGTGCCCGAGCAGGGGCGGGTCGAGGCCGAGGCCTCCATGCGGATCAAGCCCAGCGTCGCGATGTCCATGAAGATGACCGTGCCCGACCAGGGCACCAAGGGCACCATGGAGATCCGGCTCGTCGACAAGGCCATGTACATCGGCGGCAACGCCGACCTGGCCAAGGAGATGGACGGCAAGACCTGGATCAAGTTCGACATGTCCGCGCTGGGCGACAAGAACCTCGGCGCCACCACACCCGGCGCCGGCCAGGCCGACCAGAACCCGGCCACCGAGTCCACGTTCCTCACCGGCGCCAAGAACGTGAAGAAGGTCGGCACCGAGACCGTCGACGGCGTCAAGACGACCCACTACTCGGGCACCGTCACCGTCGCCGACCTCAAGGCCTCCTTCAAGGACGAGGCCAAGGCCGTCCGTGAGGCGCGCGAGAAGAGCCTCCAGCAGTACGAGAAGCTGGGCGTCGACAAGCTCGCCATGGACATGTGGGTCGACGGCGAGAACCACACCAAGCAGTTCCGGATGCAGGGCGCTGCCGACAAGGGCCCGCTCGACATGACCGTCACCTTCCTCGACTACAACAAGCCGGTCAGCGTCACGGCCCCGCCGGCCAAGGACACCGCCGACCTGGCCGAGATGATGAAGGGACTCCAGGACGGCTGA
- the rplJ gene encoding 50S ribosomal protein L10, giving the protein MARPDKAAAVAELTEQFRSSNAAVLTEYRGLTVAQLKTLRRSLGENAQYAVVKNTLTKIAANEAGITTLDDLFNGPTAVAFVTGDPVESAKGLRDFAKDNPNLVIKGGVLDGKALSADEFKKLADLESREVLLSKLAGAFKGKQTQAAQVFQALPSKLVRTVEALRAKQDEQGGAE; this is encoded by the coding sequence ATGGCAAGGCCCGACAAGGCTGCCGCGGTAGCCGAGCTGACGGAGCAGTTCCGCAGCTCGAACGCCGCCGTGCTGACCGAGTACCGGGGTCTCACCGTGGCGCAGCTCAAGACGCTGCGTCGTTCGCTCGGTGAGAACGCCCAGTACGCCGTGGTGAAGAACACGCTGACCAAGATTGCGGCCAACGAGGCCGGGATCACGACGCTCGACGACCTGTTCAACGGTCCGACGGCGGTCGCCTTCGTCACCGGTGACCCGGTGGAGTCGGCGAAGGGTCTTCGTGACTTCGCCAAGGACAACCCGAACCTCGTCATCAAGGGCGGTGTCCTTGACGGTAAGGCGCTGTCCGCCGACGAGTTCAAGAAGCTTGCGGACCTCGAGTCCCGCGAGGTTCTGCTCTCCAAGCTGGCGGGTGCCTTCAAGGGCAAGCAGACTCAGGCTGCTCAGGTCTTCCAGGCGCTCCCGTCGAAGCTCGTCCGCACTGTGGAAGCGCTTCGTGCCAAGCAGGACGAGCAGGGCGGTGCCGAGTAA
- the rplL gene encoding 50S ribosomal protein L7/L12 gives MAKLSQEDLLAQFEEMTLIELSEFVKAFEDKFDVTAAAAVAAAPAGPAAAAEVAEEQDEFDVILTGAGEKKIQVIKVVRELTSLGLKEAKDLVDGAPKPVLEKVAKEAAEKAAESLKAAGASVEVK, from the coding sequence ATGGCGAAGCTCAGCCAGGAAGACCTGCTCGCGCAGTTCGAAGAGATGACCCTCATCGAGCTCTCCGAGTTCGTCAAGGCGTTCGAGGACAAGTTCGACGTCACCGCCGCCGCTGCGGTCGCCGCCGCCCCCGCCGGCCCGGCCGCCGCCGCCGAGGTTGCCGAGGAGCAGGACGAGTTCGACGTCATCCTCACCGGCGCCGGCGAGAAGAAGATCCAGGTCATCAAGGTCGTGCGCGAGCTGACCTCCCTGGGCCTCAAGGAGGCCAAGGACCTCGTGGACGGCGCTCCGAAGCCGGTCCTCGAGAAGGTCGCCAAGGAGGCCGCCGAGAAGGCTGCCGAGTCCCTCAAGGCCGCCGGCGCGTCCGTCGAGGTCAAGTAA
- the rpoB gene encoding DNA-directed RNA polymerase subunit beta: MAASRTASNANTNNGASTAPLRISFAKIKEPLEVPNLLALQTESFDWLLGNTAWQSRVEAALESGQDVPTKSGLEEIFEEISPIEDFSGSMSLTFRDHRFEPPKNSIDECKDRDFTYAAPLFVTAEFTNNETGEIKSQTVFMGDFPLMTHKGTFVINGTERVVVSQLVRSPGVYFDSSIDKTSDKDIFSAKVIPSRGAWLELEIDKRDMVGVRIDRKRKQSVTVLLKALGWTTEQILEEFGEYESMRATLEKDHTQGQDDALLDIYRKLRPGEPPTREAAQTLLENLYFNPKRYDLAKVGRYKVNKKLGAEAPLDAGILTVEDIISTIKYLVKLHAGETETVGDSGTNIVVETDDIDHFGNRRLRSVGELIQNQVRTGLARMERVVRERMTTQDVEAITPQTLINIRPVVASIKEFFGTSQLSQFMDQNNPLSGLTHKRRLSALGPGGLSRERAGFEVRDVHPSHYGRMCPIETPEGPNIGLIGSLASYGRVNAFGFVETPYRRVDGDVVTDEVDYLTADEEDRFVIAQANATLDDNMRFTENRVLVRRRGGEVDYVPGDDVDYMDVSPRQMVSVATAMIPFLEHDDANRALMGANMMRQAVPLIKSEAPLVGTGMEYRSAVDAGDVVKAEKAGVVQEVSADYITTANDDGTYITYRLAKFARSNQGTSVNQKVIIDEGDRVIEGQVLADGAATENGEMALGKNLLVAFMPWEGHNYEDAIILSQRLVQDDVLSSIHIEEHEVDARDTKLGPEEITRDIPNVSEEVLADLDERGIIRIGAEVTAGDILVGKVTPKGETELTPEERLLRAIFGEKAREVRDTSLKVPHGETGKIIGVRVFDREEGDELPPGVNQLVRVYVAQKRKITDGDKLAGRHGNKGVISKILPIEDMPFLEDGTPVDIILNPLGVPSRMNPGQVLEIHLGWLASRGWDVSGLGEDWAQRLQSIGADQVAPGTNVATPVFDGAREDELAGLLNHTIPNRDGERMVQPTGKARMFDGRSGEPFPEPISVGYMYILKLHHLVDDKLHARSTGPYSMITQQPLGGKAQFGGQRFGEMEVWALEAYGAAYALQELLTIKSDDVTGRVKVYEAIVKGENIPEPGIPESFKVLIKEMQSLCLNVEVLSSDGMSIEMRDTDEDVFRAAEELGIDLSRREPSSVEEV; the protein is encoded by the coding sequence TTGGCCGCCTCGCGCACTGCCTCGAACGCGAATACGAACAACGGCGCCAGCACCGCCCCGCTGCGCATCTCCTTTGCAAAGATCAAGGAGCCCCTCGAGGTTCCCAACCTGCTCGCGCTGCAGACCGAGAGCTTTGACTGGCTGCTCGGGAACACCGCCTGGCAGAGTCGGGTCGAGGCCGCTCTTGAGTCAGGTCAGGACGTCCCCACCAAGTCCGGTCTGGAGGAGATCTTCGAGGAGATCTCCCCGATCGAGGACTTTTCCGGGTCGATGTCGCTGACCTTCCGCGACCACCGTTTCGAGCCCCCGAAGAACAGCATCGACGAGTGCAAGGACCGCGACTTCACGTACGCGGCACCGCTCTTCGTGACGGCCGAGTTCACCAACAACGAGACCGGCGAGATCAAGTCCCAGACGGTCTTCATGGGCGACTTCCCGCTCATGACCCACAAGGGCACCTTCGTCATCAACGGCACCGAGCGTGTCGTGGTGTCGCAGCTGGTCCGTTCGCCGGGTGTCTACTTCGACTCCTCCATCGACAAGACGTCCGACAAGGACATCTTCTCGGCCAAGGTCATCCCGTCCCGGGGTGCCTGGCTGGAGCTTGAGATCGACAAGCGCGACATGGTCGGTGTCCGCATCGACCGCAAGCGCAAGCAGTCCGTGACCGTCCTTCTCAAGGCGCTCGGTTGGACCACCGAGCAGATCCTCGAGGAGTTCGGCGAGTACGAGTCGATGCGCGCCACCCTGGAGAAGGACCACACCCAGGGCCAGGACGACGCGCTGCTCGACATCTACCGCAAGCTGCGTCCGGGCGAACCGCCCACGCGTGAGGCCGCCCAGACTCTTCTGGAGAACCTCTACTTCAACCCGAAGCGCTACGACCTCGCCAAGGTCGGCCGCTACAAGGTCAACAAGAAGCTGGGTGCGGAGGCTCCGCTCGACGCGGGCATCCTGACCGTCGAGGACATCATCTCGACGATCAAGTACCTGGTGAAGCTGCACGCCGGCGAGACCGAGACGGTCGGCGACAGCGGCACGAACATCGTCGTCGAGACCGACGACATCGACCACTTCGGCAACCGTCGTCTGCGCAGCGTCGGCGAGCTCATCCAGAACCAGGTCCGCACGGGTCTGGCTCGTATGGAGCGCGTCGTCCGTGAGCGCATGACGACTCAGGACGTCGAGGCGATCACGCCGCAGACCCTGATCAACATCCGGCCGGTCGTCGCCTCCATCAAGGAGTTCTTCGGCACCAGCCAGCTGTCGCAGTTCATGGACCAGAACAACCCGCTGTCGGGTCTCACCCACAAGCGCCGTCTGTCGGCTCTTGGCCCGGGTGGTCTCTCCCGTGAGCGGGCCGGCTTCGAGGTCCGTGACGTGCACCCGTCCCACTACGGACGCATGTGCCCGATCGAGACGCCTGAAGGCCCGAACATCGGTCTGATCGGTTCGCTCGCCTCCTACGGCCGCGTCAACGCGTTCGGCTTCGTGGAGACGCCGTACCGCAGGGTCGACGGCGACGTCGTCACCGACGAGGTCGACTACCTGACGGCCGACGAAGAGGACCGCTTCGTCATCGCGCAGGCCAACGCCACGCTCGACGACAACATGCGTTTCACCGAGAACCGCGTCCTGGTCCGCCGTCGTGGCGGAGAGGTCGACTACGTCCCCGGTGACGACGTGGACTACATGGACGTCTCGCCGCGCCAGATGGTGTCGGTCGCGACCGCCATGATCCCGTTCCTCGAGCACGACGACGCCAACCGTGCCCTGATGGGCGCGAACATGATGCGTCAGGCCGTGCCGCTCATCAAGAGCGAGGCCCCGCTCGTCGGCACCGGCATGGAGTACCGCTCCGCCGTCGACGCCGGCGACGTGGTCAAGGCCGAGAAGGCGGGTGTGGTCCAGGAGGTCTCCGCGGACTACATCACCACCGCCAACGACGACGGCACGTACATCACGTACCGCCTGGCCAAGTTCGCCCGCTCCAACCAGGGCACCTCGGTCAACCAGAAGGTCATCATCGACGAGGGCGACCGCGTCATCGAGGGCCAGGTCCTCGCCGACGGCGCGGCCACCGAGAACGGCGAGATGGCGCTCGGCAAGAACCTGCTCGTGGCGTTCATGCCGTGGGAGGGTCACAACTACGAGGACGCGATCATCCTGTCGCAGCGCCTCGTGCAGGACGACGTCCTCTCCTCGATCCACATCGAGGAGCACGAGGTCGACGCCCGTGACACCAAGCTCGGCCCCGAGGAGATCACCCGGGACATCCCGAACGTCTCCGAGGAGGTCCTCGCCGACCTCGACGAGCGCGGCATCATCCGCATCGGCGCCGAGGTCACCGCGGGCGACATCCTGGTCGGCAAGGTCACGCCCAAGGGTGAGACCGAGCTGACGCCGGAGGAGCGCCTGCTGCGCGCGATCTTCGGTGAGAAGGCCCGTGAGGTCCGCGACACCTCGCTGAAGGTGCCGCACGGCGAGACCGGAAAGATCATCGGCGTTCGCGTCTTCGACCGCGAGGAGGGCGACGAGCTGCCGCCCGGCGTCAACCAGCTGGTCCGTGTGTATGTTGCGCAGAAGCGCAAGATCACCGACGGTGACAAGCTCGCCGGCCGACACGGCAACAAGGGCGTCATCTCGAAGATCCTTCCTATCGAGGACATGCCGTTCCTCGAGGACGGAACTCCGGTCGACATCATCCTGAACCCGCTGGGTGTGCCGTCCCGAATGAACCCGGGACAGGTCCTGGAGATCCACCTCGGCTGGCTCGCCAGCCGCGGCTGGGACGTCTCCGGGCTCGGCGAGGACTGGGCGCAGCGCCTGCAGTCCATCGGCGCCGACCAGGTCGCGCCGGGCACCAACGTCGCCACCCCGGTGTTCGACGGTGCGCGTGAGGACGAGCTCGCGGGTCTGCTGAACCACACCATCCCGAACCGCGACGGCGAGCGCATGGTGCAGCCGACCGGTAAGGCGAGGATGTTCGACGGCCGCTCCGGCGAGCCGTTCCCGGAGCCGATCTCGGTCGGTTACATGTACATCCTCAAGCTGCACCACCTGGTCGACGACAAGCTGCACGCCCGCTCGACCGGTCCGTACTCGATGATCACCCAGCAGCCGCTGGGTGGTAAGGCCCAGTTCGGTGGCCAGCGCTTCGGTGAGATGGAGGTGTGGGCGCTGGAGGCATACGGCGCCGCATACGCCCTCCAGGAGCTGCTGACCATCAAGTCCGACGACGTCACCGGCCGCGTGAAGGTCTACGAGGCCATCGTCAAGGGCGAGAACATCCCCGAGCCCGGCATCCCCGAGTCCTTCAAGGTGCTCATCAAGGAGATGCAGTCTCTGTGCCTCAACGTGGAGGTGCTGTCCTCGGACGGCATGTCCATCGAGATGCGCGACACCGACGAGGACGTCTTCCGCGCGGCGGAAGAGCTCGGCATCGACCTGTCCCGGCGCGAGCCGAGCAGCGTCGAAGAGGTCTGA